In Acropora muricata isolate sample 2 chromosome 13, ASM3666990v1, whole genome shotgun sequence, the DNA window CCTGGCTGCTTTGTGAACTATAAATTCCAATGAACGCCCAGGATTCATCAGTGAATCAAGCAGAAGCAGAATGTCAACGAAAAAACaaaggtaataataatactaataatgataCTAATAAAAATTGCTACAACAAAAGCAGTAACAACATTAAAAAATCTCGATAGCAAACCAGCTATCTTAATCACCATCAACAAAATCGtcttaattatttttatcattatccctattattagtaataattaccactattataattattattaatgattattattcGAGCATTTATCATGGTTAAGAGCCATTCTCATCTTAACGGCTAACGTTCAATTAAGACAAGCAACAAATAATCAATACACAGATTGTGGTTGCGATAAATAGGGTCTATATTTTCAAAGAATGCCTCATTTAAAACTTACCACTCAAGAGTTCAAATAGAATCCCGTAGTCCTGAATGGTTATCCTCGCCGTTGGAGTCACTCTCAGAAATCTTTGCCGAGGCCTGGCACGAATTCCGAGTTTGAGCAGAAAATCACAGTCACTCCTTGTCAGCGGCCTGTCGCTCTCAAGGGACAACTGTGTAATCTCCTCAGTCAAAATCTTTTCAAACTGAGTAAAGAAACATCATACGATTTAGCATTTAACGCcttcttattttgttttatcaGTGCTCGCCAAGAAATGTCACGTTACTGTGTCATGAGTGACGCCATATTTTCGACATTACGTTGAGTTGGTATTGCTGCGATTGATGATTGGTCAATCTCGTCCCATTCTCTCTACCAATCAATTGGAAATCGATGAGTTGAACATGTTTTCCCGCGATGTTCTTGGGCTATTTGAGAACTGGCCGGTCGAAGTATTTACGAACATGAAGTCTAAAGTTCTCTAAAAGGAGAACCACCTCTATCTCGCTGGAAACTTCGTGCAAAACTAAGAGCTTACTCGATGTAGATAAACTTGAACAAGGTTTTTTCTCTGTGGACCTGACTTTTCCGTTCTTAACAGCTCTTTAATATTCTCCACTCGTTCACAATCCTCGTCGGTTAAAGTGATAGgatcttaaaaacaaaaaaaagaaccgAAACTAATGCACTGAAACATCCATGAACAACGCAATAAATTAAGTTCGAGAGCCAATTGCCCCAAGCCTATTAATTTACCGTCGTAACACTCTCGATCTCAGGGCCTCTCCTTTGACTTTGCAATGAAGCCACATGAGAGATCTGGGGGCGAGGTTGCCGGCAAaaaacagccaatcaaaatggacCTAATAAAAAGGACGCTTCTGATCGGTCCGCAGTGAAGAAAGTCGCACGAGGGATTGATCGTGCTGAAAATACTTATCATCATAAAATGATGGGTCGCATTTCAATGTACATCCAGCCTTCTTATTTGACCAATTTCTTCCTTTACGTATAAGCTAGTAAGCTACCTACCATGACTTAAATTTTCCTCCATTTCCAAATGCATCATTGCTTCTTCGTAATCCGGTTGCTTTTGTGCCTCACCGCGCATCGTTTTACCCACAAACTCTCCATCGCTTATGCATAACTTCTTGTTTTCTCTGTCATAAACAACTCGACAGAACTTGAAGAGGAACGGAGCTCGGGAATTTCGGTTTACCATCGATGGAAAGACTTTGGTGTTAGTGACTTGTCCCTTAATCCAGAGGTTCTTATCCAAAAAAGCGGCCATTTTGGATGGAGCATGGACATTTCCTGACACTGTTGTCtgcagaaaaatgaaaattataataataaaaggaaagattgtcatttgagaaaaaaaaaatactcgtAGAGAAATTTTATTCAGTAAGCATCATCGACTAGTGTCCATACCAATCTCCTTTAAATGAAAATGAGtaaaagcaaggctgatcatGCAGTGTAAGGGATATAGTTGTTTTATCCAATACTTCGGAAGGCAGGCTGCCTTTCTTCATTTGCGTGTTACAAactgtggctttcggaaactggTAAGTTACAATTTAAATAGAACCCTTTGGTTTCAACTAAAATAGACTTAAAGTTGCATCTTTCATTTCATGTACCATACCATATAACAAACTCTTTCTACTTTAACTTTAACGTACCAGTTTCACCATTTGTAACGAAGAGGCCACTgcctttcaaaatattggataaaataatttagtataaatttactcgtagtctatcgtgaatccgtgaatctgattggctatcttacttgtagactatctgctgatagtctacagttgtgaatagccaatgaaaatcgactattttgaacacgtgatgcttgtttcacacctcagtgcacatcacgcgcagtgtttgaaacctttgaattgccgatgtaaacacaataaaacattttttcctaaacgttacgttacatttttatgcaatgagactacgagtaaatttatactaaaacaattagactactcgccctcgttttctacgagcgatagtcaactcggctgcgcctcgttgactatctgctcgtagaaaactcgggctcgtagtctaattgttaaatatattccTTACACTGATTGGTCAGTTCTGCTTTTcctcatttgcattaaaaaaattaccgctgatcagatccttcaccAGGATCCGCGCTTCCTTTTTGTCACGTTTGATACTAGCTTATATATTTCAATCCCTTAACCATATTTGGTGGAGCACCTCCAGCATCCTTTCATACCTGGTGCTTCCTTGGGCCGGACAAAGCGAACTTTGTGCTATAAATTACGCCTGTTACAAGAATCAAGTGATGGCCTTCGAGTGGTTTCATCTTGTCAGGATTTAACGGAGCCACAGAAAGTAGGTCACGGAGGTCTGGATCCAGGAAATACTCTTCGGTCAAGTTGCCTAGTTCCAGGTCACCCGGGGTGTCGCTCGTTTTCAGTGCCACTTCTCCGCTGTCAAATCCCTCAATTAACATCTCAAAATTACTGCAATTGGAAATGGAATGGTTTTAGACGTACATTTACCTGTAGCATGATGCAACGTTCGTGAGGATCAAAAAAGAAAGGATGTAATGGAGACTACTCTGGAGAATGACTACGCTGAAGAAtggaattgattgattgaaactGAAAATCGCCACACACCTGCCAACTTCTGTTACTTCGGTTTTCACAAGActcttgttttctttctgaATTTTTGTCTGGAAAACATTGTGAAAGATTTTTTTCGCGTTGGTCTCCATGTAATTTTCCAAGCTCGCAAGAAGAATCATCTCCGCTTTTCCAAACGGCCGCTTCCACCATTTCCTCTTCCGCTTCACGATCAACACCAAAGGAGCTACAATGTTTGATCGACCGTGGTAAACTGGGTAGTAGTTTTTGCCGAAATTCTCGGTAACAAATTCTCGGATGGAATGTTGCGTCATCTAAGAGAAGAGAAGCAGATTTTAGCGAGAAAGCACTTTATATCAAACTCATTTTAACATACATGTAACTCTGTAATTTCGAAATGGTCCAAAAAATTAACCAGACATTGGACATGAGAAAGTTCTTGCTACGTGATCCCAAAAAAAAGGACGTATCAGGATGACCGAATACATCAGTTCACGACGACCGAATCAAAATCTTGTGCGcctaaagataaaaaaaaaaaaacaaaacaaaacaaaaaacaaaacgcacaaccaaacaaaaagcaacaaaaaggaaaacttgaCTCCGACCTTTGAAATTGCAGAATATTTTTTCAGAGAATTATAGGCAAGGGTTATTTTCGAGGGTGAATGAATCACATATCCACGAAGTGCCTAAAAATAACGGGCTTATTTTCACATGGGCGAGGCTTTACAACTGTGGCGTAAAAGAATGGTAAACAATTCCCATggtgatgaaatgatatatggaGGGGGacttggcaaaaaaaaaattgcattcacGGAACACCGCAGCGTGAAAAACACAAACATCGTACACCGTAAGATTTGAGATCACCGCATCACCGTaaattgagattttattcaccgcatcaaaaaaacatcaacaccgcAACACCCCATGTCCCCCTCATATATGAAATGTAGCAAAGCTTATTTGAATTCTcgtgttttcaatttgagtaaGTGTTAAGTAGTATTTAAAATATAAtaacagttttggtaaaataaatgtaacgctgttgaagtaaagttgtggtGTTGTTTGTCAGTGTGTTAAACGCAATGCATGTGGGTGTGCTGCCAGTCATTCCCCCAGGAGattatcaattctaatattcCCCTGACTTTTAAGACAGTTGCTAATTAGCGGGGTTTATTCAAGCAGCccggaagaacaaaggaaaccgAGCCATGTAAAAAATGTTCGTATTGGGTATCAAAGAATTTGGCAATcagacttccttttcattcaatcatagttagtaactatgatTCAATGAAACTTTCAATTCCATTTCTTGtatacaaaaaacaaacaaaaaaaaaacacacagcGTATGCTAATAACAAAGTTGGATTCGGAAAAAGACAGCGCCAAATCATAACTGAAGCTACAAAGTCATTTGTAAATCTAGATGTAAATATACACAGTGAAATGAATCCAAAACACAAAAGACTTTAACCTTGCTCCGTCTTAGAAAGAAGGCGACCCGAAGCAAGTAGACAAAACTAACAGAATATAACCAGCGAGATTCTCTTGCTATTTCGACGAAAGACTTACCCATGTTATAGTTAGTAGTACTAACTATGCTCACGTGGAGTACTTTACTCGATTAGAAAACGAAAGTTAGAAAAAAGGGAAAGTAAGTGCGGCCAAAGAGCAATAGCTAATTTTGTCACAGTCGGGAAACGTCGTACTGAGCAACAAAGAGACACGCTCTTTCTTTCAATAAACCAAAAACCATACGAAGTGGTAGTGGTGAAAACCTAAACAGCAGCGATAAAAAGTAGATCAAATTCGGAACTTAATCACACTAGCTTGGGTAAGGATTAAATAAATATAGCGGCATGCCTAGAAGATAACTCGTTTCAAAATATGAGACAATACCACAATGCGATCTTAACGGAAGTCTAAATAGCGCTGAAGCAATATCTAAACAAAAAACTACGAAACAAAATTTACAATCTATTGAGCAttagaagtaaaaaaaattgtgaatcATACCTCTTTTCCGAACATTGAGAACAGCCGGTTATCACTAAACCCAAAGTGCGTGAATTTCTATCGGCAACACACGTGAAAAAATGATAACTATGAAATATGATAACTTGCAGATACGCACCAATCACGTTGTAACTTGCGAGAGCTGCTACACTAGTTGACACATATGACGCGCTACCAGGAAAAATGACATCTAGACTTTACAGCTAAAAAAATCATATAAACGAAATTAAGGTGCACTTATGCCTGAAAATgcgggttagggttagagttagGAGGACATCATCGCGCAGAATGCTGAGACATAATTGATTATTCATAACCGATTCACTGCCCGGCAAATTTGAATACGCCCTGGTTTAAAGAGGTTTTCAATTAGAGAACAATGGGTCCACTTTGACCGACCAGGCTGCATCAAAGTCACTTTTCTGGTTTACCACACAGCGAATCTGAACTTTCacgagggtggcaaaggggggatcgtgatcccgtttcacgcacaaattttaacaaaattcacgcgtcacgttttgaatcagtcattgtcgcAGAAACCTcggggaaacgaaattttcacgaccaaacacaaataattcacgaatcacgcatacctcatgaaataaatcacgcgtcaaatacattcaggtattcacgaatcacgtttctttttaagtaactttcacgcgtcacgttcaagttttagcccttatcacgcgtcacgcattaaccctttgccaccctctttcACTTACGGCTCTTTCAAGAAGATTAATGATATATCTAAAATTTGCGCTTATTATGGATGTTTTAGGACAAGTATAAAGACTATCACTCTTCCATAAACGGAtaaacggcaaaaaaaaaaaaaagaaacgaatgaAAAGAGAAATGGATGAACGCTGTCGCGTAAACCAGAGGACACAGAACAGTCCCTCAACGACATGCTAACACTCCTCACGCAAGAAAATAGAGAACTTCGATAGTCTCTGGTGTTTCCGATGGCTAAATCGCATTCACTTTTGAAGGCTTCAGGGCCTCCCTCATGACTAAACAAAAATGCCAAGCCAACGCATGGcttcgttttatttttttgaaaaaacctAAAGCCAGCGTGCGGCTTAGAAGAAAGAATAAAATCCTTTCGTTTGCACCCAACTTCAGCTCGATGTTCGTAACTACacaatgaaaattgttttattgtcgCTCGTTTCTCTCGCAGTGAGTAATGAATCGAATTGTTGCTAACCGAAAAGAGGTAAGCAAATTCTTTTGGCAAAGAAGATGTTATCCGACAATAGTGGATCTTTTGATTTCTTTGTGCCTCGAAGGGGGCGTTTCTTTGAAGTTGATGGTCAATGCAAATTCAAATGTTTGGTAAAGGCTGGCTTGTAGCAAACCCGATGTGTTATATCCGAAACAATGACGAAAACAATAAATCCAAGGTCTTTTGTTTTTAGCTCCGCCCTGAAAGTTAACGAGCAGAGGAAAGCGGGTGTAATCTTTGACCAATGAGATTCACTGGAGCTACGCTTGGCCGATGACTTCACCATTCACTGATCTATAATTCTGAAAGGACTGCAAGTAACCGTCCCGAGAACAATAGGCATTCAACTGGTTTGTGTGTGGGTTTTTAATCACTTAGGCTCAAAAACCTGGCTTCAGTCGACGTTGAATGCCATCGCACTTCATGAGGGTTATTGCAATTGGCATACATCTAATAACGCGATGTTTCAATATTATGAAACAATATAAGaaattacaatttctttttgctaagattaaaaataaaacaactgaaACCTGTCCAAATCAGAGGTCCTTTGTCCGATGGGTGTACGTGATATATGGCGTATAacagttcgtgacgtcatctcaTATGGACTTGAATCACTTACCAGCTTAGCCGCGGAATAATTTGGTCGTGGGATAAATGAACAATCCGTCAAGTTTACGTGGCAAAAATTAAATAGAAAGATCTGTTTAGTGGAGTTGACTTTCGTGAACACAGCAGAGTTTTCGAAGTATGATCTGTTTCAAATAGcgtaaaattttcatttatgTTAGGGTCTTTGAGGAAGCTCTCTATCGATCCAGGAAAgagttctttctatgacgtgatcAAACCTAACACGATTGTCGCGAAATTACTGAGGTCGTCCTGAAATTTAATTCTCTCTGTCatcgaaaaaacaaaatggcgctGTTACGATGGCTAAATACACGAGAAAGCACTCTTCGAGAGCAAAGGTAATATCACGTAATTGTGTCCCTGATGAAATTGCACAAATCTTGCAAAACGCTCCCACCACACGTAAAGCGAAAGCTCAAAGTATCTCTCTTTACAATTGTGCCTTTGGGTTAAGTTGCCTTGCATGACTCACTAGCATGGAATTATATAAGAAAGAAGAGGCGCTACATCACGTTTATTCGTTCAATTTGTGTAGTCCGCCTGGCAAACAGGTAAAAATTGGCAATAATAATCGTTCAGGTATCGATGACACCGACTTTTAACTCCGGATGTTCAAATTATATAATCAAGACAACAAGTGCTTCTTTCTTCGAAAAGATTCTTCAACCACGGAGAACAATACCTTTTTTATGTCATCCAGGATGATTTGTAAATTATTGCGCAAGTTGATGAGAGGACAACCACAACAgcatcaacaacaagaaaaccgTGCCAACTTAAGATATGTGGAGATGATGCCAACCCTCTGGAAATCTAATTGTTACAAATTTGTCAATTTGCAACTTAAGTAAGAAATCGATACAGAGCTCTTGCACGTTTACTCATTAGGCAGTCACAACAAACGCACCAACCTTGCCTCAAAAGGGGAGGTTGTGCTCTGATTCGAAAACATGTGCAAAGATACTTAGGTTCTAGAAAAAAAGGACCTCCAACACGAGGGCGTCATAGTTTGCCTCAGAACTGGGGCATAACTTCGTCCAATGGCAgcgttttgaaaaaaaaaaaaaaaaaaaaaaaaaaagagagagagagacaacAATCCAGCTAAGATCGTTAAGGCAACAAAATCGATTTATAGATTAAGTATAAACCGTTAAACACCTGCAACGGTAAACTTGTACGGCTCAGCTCTCTTATTTCCTTAAGACAGACCAATTCtcttttccaattttttaaATATACTTTCAAAGATTATCCGTAACATCTTCATGGGTCACTTACATTTGAAGACGTCTCCCCCAAAGATTTGATTTAATATTTCCGGAAAACGGCTTGCTTTCACGGAGGAAAACTATTTAATTTCTTCATGAAACTTTTCAACAACCGAGACTAATTTAAAACTGCTGGCGGAGTGATGAGCGGCAGATTGACCATAAATCAGCACATAGTTTCATAATTTAAACATCAACTTTGGTGTATGAATCACAGGAAGTCCTAAACCACGCTGACTGAGGTCAACTTTTTCGATCGGGTAGATTTGTCAAGTTATTCGAAAATTCAAACGCGAGACTTTTCCTGTGATTAGTGCAGCTGATGAATCAACAAATTAAGACGCTTACGTCAAGGTCCCTCCCAATGTTTGTTTGTCGTCTTCAGTTTCGTGCACATCTTCCTCAGGGACAAAAGATGGTCAACAACACCTGTAATACAAATCCGAACGCATCAGtaaattattcaatttaattcgCATTCCAATAAGAATACCAAGAATATGCAATGCAAGGCAGTACACGCACTGGGATTTCCATCATTactaatatttttttcactaagAGAAGTTCTCTTTgaattgctgaaaaaaaaaaaacactactaCATTACTAAGAACTAATTCAAACACTTCGATCTCGTTCggctattttctttatttttttcttccttttttttctcgcgAGAGTCATAATTCTCTTGTTGTAGCTAAGTGGCACGACAAATACAAATGAACTAGGTCGTAGCTTAGGTTCGTCTCTCGTAGCACTCGCATGCTCTCTCCGACTTTCCCCGAAACACCGACGACGCATCATCAGTCAACGAGAGTTCACAACTCTAcgataaagaaaaagaagacgGGAAAATGCAGCACTCTGCATATTGTACCAGTAAAAGAGAATTTCAATGTTGGACGttaagaaataatttttactCATGTCATTTTCATTTATAAAGCAGCAAGTCAGGTCTTTCAACTAGGGTCGAAGTTTAGTCCCTCGTTTGACTGCTCTTTAAAAACATCGCTTCCGGGAAAATTTCACtcggaaaaacaaaaggaatatCACCTTCAGAGGTCTCCACGCGTGGGTTCACGAATTGCGCTCGCGATTTGACCTCCATTCTCGAGCTAGATTATGCGCAACaggacacaagaaataaaaccAGGAgacaagaaaacaacaacaggaaGAGACCTTGGGAATAGAGATAACATGGATCCACATAGGGAAGAGTTAAAGTTCGATGAGAATTAAAGAATAGTTGAAATTCTCCACTAAGTCCAACATGATTCAAGGACAAAGTACCAAAGCATAAGacttaaagaaaacaatagcGATTATAATAACATTATATTTGTGCATCGCTGCTTTTAATGCGAAGTACGCTCAAATTAACTTTAAGCACAGAATGCGTGGGAGGGCTTCGCTTTTTCGCGAGCTTAATTTGATACTTGATGTTATTTCGATGCAACTGTTTTACTTGTAAACATGAACACAACGCACGCAACGGGAAAATTAGCAAGACGTGCACACTTGCTCGACCTTCCTCTACTAAAAGATTAAAAGAActgttttcaataattttccTGTAGCAAATTCAGCGCATCTTTTGGACTTCACTTCCCACCTCACAACTTCTTATAAAATTAACCCTTCAGCCTTCTATTCGCTTGCTTTTGGACATAgaccaagagaaaaaaatcgcaTCGAATTGAGATTAATACAACGAACAGGGAACAAATCCTGTGCCATACACGAAGTACGGTCGCCACAAAGAGTTAGCTATGTGAAAGGACCCCATTGGGTACTTGAGAAAACTCGATGCATATAAACCCGTTTACatataaaaaaagcaaaacagttTTCAACGTCCAAAATATGCATGAGGTAATCACAATTTTGCAATACTATTGACACTAAGCCCTATAAACTGAGATAAGCAACACGTCAAAGGGATTAGCCAGTTCTTGACACGGATGGCACGTTAAATTCGTGATTTCTATACCGAATACGGGCTCACGTCAGCGTGACTAGTTGACACGTGGAAGAAGCGTGCTTTCCGAGAAACCAGTAAGGCAAGCTAAGTCTTGTTACATTTCCGCAATTAATGGTAAATTCGGAAGTCTAAACATTTTAAGGCGAAAACGTTGAGTTTTCGCCATTTGTTTTCTTCCGTTGCATACTTGACGTTGGTGAAAATACGAAAGGTTTCAGTGTTTTAGAGACTTCATCAAACGCTACCACCTTGTTACCTTTCGAGCAACGTTTCAGTTCTTTTTTCTCCATGCTTGGTGAAATCTGGCACAATTGGTTGTTCTTCCCCTCTTTGCTGacgttgtcatccaaatttagAAATTGCCATTTTCGATAAAAATTTTTGTGTTATCATTGAGATCGAACCACTGCATCCTGTCTTTAGACGCAATGAAGGCCTTTGTCGCTACAACACCATTCTTTTACCACGCTTGCGGGCTACTGAAGATGCCTGATCACTGAAAGGAAGGGGTACACGGTTTTGACTGGTTTTGGTGGTCAGTTTGTATTTGAACTCGTGGTTGGGGCAAAAGCCTAAAAGTGCAACTAGCGAGTTCAAACCCAAGGCATTTTTATTTCTCGGTTTGAAACACCATTTCGACAGAAATGACAGGTTCTAAACCAAAACCTAGCAAAAATCCTTCTCACCCATTGCACATATCAAATTGAACAAGAATAATAATCATAAGCTACGAAAAGGTATGACTCATTTCCGGTCGATGTCATTTATGTCCGCCATATCAGGCCGAAGATCCTTAGAAAAGCTTCGAAGACATTACTATTACGCAATTCGGCGGAAATAAACACGAAAAATAACAAGGGACGCTCACCTCGAGTCAATGTTGACACAAGAAAGAGAATATCACTCAACAGTAACAGCGGG includes these proteins:
- the LOC136896048 gene encoding uncharacterized protein isoform X2, encoding MTQHSIREFVTENFGKNYYPVYHGRSNIVAPLVLIVKRKRKWWKRPFGKAEMILLASLENYMETNAKKIFHNVFQTKIQKENKSLVKTEVTEVGSNFEMLIEGFDSGEVALKTSDTPGDLELGNLTEEYFLDPDLRDLLSVAPLNPDKMKPLEGHHLILVTGVIYSTKFALSGPRKHQTTVSGNVHAPSKMAAFLDKNLWIKGQVTNTKVFPSMVNRNSRAPFLFKFCRVVYDRENKKLCISDGEFVGKTMRGEAQKQPDYEEAMMHLEMEENLSHDPITLTDEDCERVENIKELLRTEKSGPQRKNLVQVYLHRFEKILTEEITQLSLESDRPLTRSDCDFLLKLGIRARPRQRFLRVTPTARITIQDYGILFELLSGLPEDQWKEFEATIDDTKGKDL
- the LOC136896048 gene encoding uncharacterized protein isoform X1, which encodes MFGKEMTQHSIREFVTENFGKNYYPVYHGRSNIVAPLVLIVKRKRKWWKRPFGKAEMILLASLENYMETNAKKIFHNVFQTKIQKENKSLVKTEVTEVGSNFEMLIEGFDSGEVALKTSDTPGDLELGNLTEEYFLDPDLRDLLSVAPLNPDKMKPLEGHHLILVTGVIYSTKFALSGPRKHQTTVSGNVHAPSKMAAFLDKNLWIKGQVTNTKVFPSMVNRNSRAPFLFKFCRVVYDRENKKLCISDGEFVGKTMRGEAQKQPDYEEAMMHLEMEENLSHDPITLTDEDCERVENIKELLRTEKSGPQRKNLVQVYLHRFEKILTEEITQLSLESDRPLTRSDCDFLLKLGIRARPRQRFLRVTPTARITIQDYGILFELLSGLPEDQWKEFEATIDDTKGKDL